One stretch of Blastocatellia bacterium DNA includes these proteins:
- a CDS encoding dihydrodipicolinate synthase family protein, translated as MTMQWKGVMPAITTCFDERLQIDHAFMARHCIWLIENGCTGIVACGSLGEGATLSFEEKLAVFRTCVRALDGRAPVVAGISALSTREAVELAQRAADIGCQGLMVLPPYVYRGDWREMKAHIAAIFRATPLSCMLYNNPIAYGTDFLPEQIQELAAEHENFHAVKESSMDVRRVTAIRALVGDRLALFVGVDDLILEGIAMGAVGWIAGLANALPRESVVLFELAQRGEWDHAFALYRWFLPLLRMDTVPKFVQLIKLVQQEVGMGNTRVRPPRLELVGAELEQARAVIHAALQTRPALAPVS; from the coding sequence ATGACGATGCAGTGGAAAGGCGTCATGCCGGCGATAACCACTTGCTTCGATGAGCGTTTGCAGATTGATCACGCCTTCATGGCCAGGCACTGTATCTGGTTGATCGAGAACGGATGCACGGGCATTGTGGCCTGCGGATCTTTAGGAGAAGGAGCGACGCTCAGCTTCGAAGAGAAGCTTGCTGTCTTTCGGACCTGCGTGCGTGCCCTTGATGGGCGCGCGCCCGTTGTCGCGGGGATTTCGGCCTTGAGTACTCGAGAAGCTGTCGAACTGGCCCAACGGGCAGCGGACATTGGATGCCAGGGCCTCATGGTCCTCCCTCCTTACGTCTATCGTGGGGACTGGAGGGAGATGAAGGCCCACATCGCGGCCATATTCCGCGCGACCCCACTCTCATGCATGCTTTATAACAATCCGATCGCCTACGGCACGGATTTCCTCCCCGAACAGATTCAAGAACTCGCGGCCGAGCATGAGAATTTCCATGCGGTAAAAGAATCAAGCATGGATGTTCGCCGCGTGACGGCGATTCGCGCCCTCGTCGGCGACCGCTTGGCTCTCTTCGTGGGCGTGGACGATCTGATCCTGGAGGGCATTGCTATGGGAGCGGTCGGATGGATCGCTGGTCTCGCCAATGCCCTCCCCCGAGAATCGGTGGTGCTCTTTGAGCTGGCGCAGCGAGGTGAGTGGGATCACGCCTTCGCACTCTATCGTTGGTTCTTGCCCTTGTTGCGGATGGACACGGTGCCGAAGTTCGTGCAATTGATCAAGCTTGTCCAGCAAGAAGTCGGCATGGGGAACACGCGCGTGCGACCTCCTCGCTTGGAGCTCGTCGGTGCGGAATTGGAGCAAGCTCGCGCTGTGATCCACGCCGCTTTGCAGACACGCCCTGCGCTCGCGCCCGTTTCATAG
- a CDS encoding aldehyde dehydrogenase (NADP(+)), producing MSLAGFSLIGSRHGAPGGTLFFAINPATGEQLDPPFHSAHLFEVDEAAQLAARAFATYSRMSGRQRARFLRQIAENIEALGDMLLDRVEQETALPRTRLQAERARTCFQLRLFADLVEEGSWVDARIDRADPYRQPIPKPDVRSMMHPLGPVAVFGASNFPLAFSVAGGDTASALAAGNPVIVKAHPAHPGTSELVGRTILEAARACAMPEGVFSLLFDAGIEIGRALVKHPSVKAVAFTGSRAAGLALMMEAASRPDPIPFYAEMSSINPIFILPGALRERGEQIAIGLHASVTLGAGQFCTKPGIVVIEEGSTSSSFVEKLATLMAEASTFTLLTPGICATYRRTIEERARHTVITLIAPRPDVPLGLESKGCHVRAALFQTDARSYLVHPDLSQEIFGPATLLVTYSHREQLLDIARQMEGQLTASIHGTEEDLLAFRDLIAILETKVGRLIFNGFPTGVEVCHAMVHGGPFPATSDGRSTSVGTRAIYRFTRPVCYQNFPNTALPDELKDENPLGIWRLVDGQWTREPVRSTSG from the coding sequence ATGTCGCTTGCCGGTTTTTCTCTCATCGGATCTCGTCACGGAGCTCCGGGCGGGACGCTGTTTTTCGCCATTAATCCCGCGACCGGTGAGCAGCTGGATCCTCCATTTCACTCGGCCCATCTGTTCGAGGTGGATGAAGCCGCGCAATTGGCGGCACGGGCGTTTGCCACTTACAGTCGGATGTCTGGCCGTCAACGGGCGCGTTTCCTCCGCCAGATCGCGGAGAACATCGAAGCCTTGGGCGATATGCTCCTCGACCGTGTAGAGCAAGAGACGGCCCTGCCTCGGACTCGACTTCAAGCCGAGCGCGCGCGAACCTGTTTTCAACTCCGGTTGTTCGCCGACCTCGTGGAAGAGGGATCGTGGGTTGATGCGCGCATTGATCGCGCTGATCCGTATCGCCAACCGATCCCTAAGCCCGATGTTCGCTCCATGATGCATCCACTCGGTCCCGTCGCTGTCTTCGGAGCGAGCAATTTCCCCCTAGCGTTCTCCGTCGCTGGTGGCGATACGGCTTCAGCACTAGCGGCTGGAAATCCCGTGATCGTCAAAGCGCATCCGGCTCATCCCGGGACATCCGAACTGGTCGGACGCACCATTCTCGAAGCGGCGCGCGCGTGCGCGATGCCTGAAGGCGTCTTCTCGCTCCTCTTCGACGCAGGCATCGAGATCGGCCGCGCGCTCGTCAAGCATCCCTCTGTGAAAGCCGTCGCCTTCACAGGCTCGCGTGCCGCAGGCCTCGCCCTCATGATGGAAGCGGCTTCTCGTCCCGATCCAATTCCCTTTTATGCGGAGATGAGCAGCATCAACCCAATCTTCATCCTCCCTGGCGCTCTGCGTGAACGCGGAGAGCAGATCGCTATCGGCCTTCATGCCTCGGTCACGCTTGGAGCTGGCCAGTTTTGCACGAAGCCGGGGATCGTCGTGATCGAAGAAGGAAGTACTTCCTCGTCGTTTGTCGAAAAGCTCGCCACATTGATGGCTGAAGCATCAACGTTCACGCTTTTGACCCCGGGCATCTGTGCGACGTATCGTCGAACCATCGAAGAGCGCGCGCGTCACACGGTTATCACTCTCATCGCCCCTCGGCCCGATGTCCCCCTCGGTCTCGAATCGAAAGGATGTCATGTTCGCGCCGCGCTCTTTCAAACCGATGCGCGATCATATCTCGTGCATCCGGATCTGAGCCAAGAAATCTTCGGCCCAGCGACGTTATTGGTCACTTACTCGCATCGAGAGCAGCTTTTGGACATCGCTCGCCAGATGGAGGGTCAACTGACGGCCTCCATTCACGGAACGGAGGAAGATCTCCTCGCTTTTCGCGATCTGATCGCGATCTTGGAGACGAAGGTCGGCCGATTGATCTTCAACGGGTTTCCCACGGGCGTCGAAGTTTGTCACGCGATGGTACACGGCGGTCCCTTCCCGGCGACGTCCGACGGACGCTCCACCTCAGTGGGCACGCGAGCGATTTATCGTTTCACCCGTCCCGTGTGCTATCAGAACTTTCCCAACACGGCGCTGCCCGATGAGCTGAAGGACGAAAATCCCCTGGGCATCTGGCGCTTGGTGGATGGGCAATGGACGCGCGAGCCCGTGCGTTCGACAAGCGGGTGA